The genomic segment AAGTATCATATTATGAGGGGTGTGGAGAACCCATTCTCTAAGATTGTTTCCGTTTATTTGATACCATGAATCTTGTGAACGCGGAATGTCCAAGCCTGCTACCCGTTCCTGATTTGTGGATTGAAGAAAAATCCCCTGTTTTTGCAAACCTAAAAGGAAAGATAGTTTTTCAAGTCCTTTACGCAAACGATCAAGGTCATTAACATCAGACAGGCTGATTAAAAATCGGGTAATCCGAGGTCCATCAAGCTGATCTTCAATATTTCCACTGACACCTATTTCATTTATTGCACTGACTATTTTCTCACGCAAATTCATAATTATGGATTTCTGATAATCAGAATCAGTAAATAATTCCTGATACAGGTATTCATGAAAATCATGACTGTCCTTCCAGCTCGTTCGCATATCCCTTAAACCCCGCCGGATATGTTTCTGCAATAAAGTACGAAAACGATTATCATCTGCAAAGAGGTTTTCCCTATGATATACGCTTAAAAGCGTACAAAAAAGATCGGTAAAATCATTTTCCTGCCCTTTTCCTGTTACCTGCCTAAGATTGTATTCCTTGCCTCCAGCTTCAGGCTGATCTTGATTTTCTTCATAAAATTCAGCAGAACTTTTTAATGATTGGGCCAGCGCAAGACGGAGTACTGTCCATTTAGGCAGTTTATCGCTGCACATCAAGCCTTTGTCTTTCTGTAAAACAGAATCAATCAGTTTTTCATCTTCAAAACTTGTATATATTTTTGACATGTTACAGCACCTCTTTATTCAGGCATATACATGGGGATGGATTTTACCTGAGTACTCTCTCCATCGGGATTTTCAAGCCGGTATTCTTTATAAATATAAGATTTGAGGATAGAATATTTATTTTTGTCTAACTCTGAATCTGTGGGAAGAATAATCACTTGGTCTCCAACAGACGGGTAGTATTTTGTCAATAAATTCTCTTGATGCTCTCTATCAATACGTGCTAATGGAGTATCAATTATTAAAGGAACTGTTTTACCTGAAACATCTTTCAGTGCCCATAATAGGGCTGTTGCAGCTAGCTGCTTCATTCCTGCCGACAGATTTGCCATACCTATGGGATTATCTTGTTTATTTTCATAGCGAAGACCAAAATTTTCTTCAACCCGAATATGATCTATAAAAGAATGTGATGTCATCAATTCTTTAAAATGTTTGTTAATTGCAGCTTCAATTTCTTC from the Desulfonema limicola genome contains:
- a CDS encoding FtsK/SpoIIIE domain-containing protein, translating into MSKIYTSFEDEKLIDSVLQKDKGLMCSDKLPKWTVLRLALAQSLKSSAEFYEENQDQPEAGGKEYNLRQVTGKGQENDFTDLFCTLLSVYHRENLFADDNRFRTLLQKHIRRGLRDMRTSWKDSHDFHEYLYQELFTDSDYQKSIIMNLREKIVSAINEIGVSGNIEDQLDGPRITRFLISLSDVNDLDRLRKGLEKLSFLLGLQKQGIFLQSTNQERVAGLDIPRSQDSWYQINGNNLREWVLHTPHNMILPAWPGVDVLGKPFIFDITEAPHILVGGTTGSGKSICLHTLLLSLLLSQSSDQLKICLIDPKHVEFTPYAALPHHMYGKVITSSEEALRILTQLVNEMEERESILASNKVRDIIEGEIKGVIELPRIVVFVEELADIFIQSRAIETPLARLAQKGRAAGIHLILSTQRPDAETFSGLLRSNIPSRIALTVQKSSESKIILDEVGAERLSGKGDMLIKISGSNIIRVHGVKIKQNDIEECISKFRRNE